Within the Comamonadaceae bacterium OTU4NAUVB1 genome, the region ATCGAGTTCGGCCTGCCATTTTCGGATGGCGGGCTTTTTTATTCCCATCATGAGAAACAAGCTTGTTGCGTCCTTGGCGGTCCTGGCCTGCCATTTCGGACCCGTTGCGAATGCCACCGGAATCCAGCCGGATTCGACCATCGTGATGCTGTCGGCCGGCGATGGACAGGCTCAGATGGCCGTCAAGAACACCGAAGCCGTGCCATTGCTGATGCACGCGAAAGTGATCGATTTGCCGGGCAGTGAAAATCTCACGGTCATTCCGCTGCCCGAAGTCACGCGCGTGGAAGCCAACGGCCGCCAGATCGTCCGATTCGCGCTCACGAAAACCACGGGTGAAATCACCAAGCAGGTTCTCAAGCGCGTGAGTTTTGAAGGCATACCGCCGAAAAACACGGACCCCGAAAAATCCGTGGTGACGATCAATGTGCGCCAGACCATTCCGATGGTGATTTCGCCCAAGGGACTCGTTCAGGATCCCGAGCCGTGGAAGAAATTGAAGATCTTCGCGGCCCCCGATGGCCTCCAGGTTGTCAACGACAGTCCCTTCGTCGTGCGCCTGAAAGCGGACGCCAAGGTATTGCCCGCCGATGTCGATGTCCGGCTTTTACAGGACACCTACATCCTGCCAGGCGCAAGCGCCAAGGCCGAATTGCCAAAGGACGTGCAAGCCAAGGACGTTCAGGCCGTGAAGATCTTTCCCGCATCGCCCTGGGGTTTCGCCGTAGAGCCTTACGACATCGCGATTTCAAAGGCGAAGTGATCCCGGCTTTCGCCATTGCGATGTCCCACGTTGGCGCGCGTGAAAAAACAAAAAAGATTAGCCGAGGAGGTCGCATGGATCAAATTTTGGGTAGGAGCAAGAACTGTTTTTCCTTCGGCTGCGACGGCGTTGCGACGGAGAAATACCTGAACCTTGGAATTTTCCGATTCTTTCTGATTTGGGCCATGGTGTGCTGCTCGACGTCCCAGGCGCAGGAAACGCCGACGGTCGACGAATCGCCCTCACGCGTCAGGCCGGACCAGGACAAGGCGAAGGCCTCCGGCCCGTCGCGTCCGGCCCCGGCGGAAGCGCTGACCGTGGCGGCCATCGACAAGCTGATGGTGCAGTTCGATACCGAAATCCTCAAAGAGCGTGGCATCAGCCCCATGGTGGGCGAATATTTCCGGCGGGGGGCGCGCTTCTCGCCCGGCAATCAGCTCGTTACCTTCATCGTCAACGGCAACGACGTGGGTCGCAAGAACGTGCAGTTCAGTTCCGTCGGAAACCTGTGTTTCACGCCCCTGCTCGTCAAATCACTCGGCCTGAAGACCATCGAGCAATTGGCGCAGGAGCATCCCGGTGCCGTCAGCGATTCGTCGTGTCCCGATTACCGCGACCATTCGCCGCGCACGCTCATCGCCTTGCGCCCCGGCGAATCCATCATCGACCTCACGGTGCCGCCCGACGATCTGGTGCCCGTGCCCCGGGCGTTTCGCACCGAGATCGGTGGCATGGGAGCGCTCTTCAATTACCGGGGCTACACCTATGAGAGCAGGTTCAACGGCTTCGAGGGGGTCGGCGGCGCGAAGAGCACCTACACCTATGCTGACACCGAACTCGGCTTCAACGCCAACGACTGGATCGTGCGGTCCCGGCAGTTCTACACGTCGTCCAGCGAAGGCGAGTCGCGCCTGCGCTGGCAGGCCGCCTATGCGCAGAAGACCTTCGCCGACGAAAAGCAGGTCCTGCAGGTTGGCCGCATCGTCAACAACAACCCCCTGTACGCGGGCGTGCCGATCGTCGGCGCGCAATGGTTTCCGGAG harbors:
- a CDS encoding fimbria/pilus chaperone family protein: MRNKLVASLAVLACHFGPVANATGIQPDSTIVMLSAGDGQAQMAVKNTEAVPLLMHAKVIDLPGSENLTVIPLPEVTRVEANGRQIVRFALTKTTGEITKQVLKRVSFEGIPPKNTDPEKSVVTINVRQTIPMVISPKGLVQDPEPWKKLKIFAAPDGLQVVNDSPFVVRLKADAKVLPADVDVRLLQDTYILPGASAKAELPKDVQAKDVQAVKIFPASPWGFAVEPYDIAISKAK